A single window of Sphingobacteriales bacterium DNA harbors:
- a CDS encoding acyl-CoA thioesterase has protein sequence MSNLDFLHTLKFPYILKQNVLWGEMDAFGHINNVIYFRYFESARINFFTQTNLWKDFNNDDVRIVVVKLECNYAHEIVYPEEIEIGVAIKQIGNSSMHVHHVVKSTAKNIIFAHGEGVIVSTDPKTGKSKPWTEDLKNKLNQWI, from the coding sequence ATGAGTAATCTTGATTTCCTTCATACACTTAAATTTCCTTATATTTTAAAACAAAATGTACTTTGGGGCGAAATGGATGCATTCGGACACATCAACAATGTAATTTACTTTAGATACTTTGAAAGTGCTAGAATAAACTTCTTTACACAAACCAATTTATGGAAAGATTTTAATAATGATGATGTAAGAATTGTAGTTGTGAAATTAGAATGCAATTATGCACATGAAATTGTATACCCAGAAGAAATTGAAATAGGAGTGGCTATCAAACAGATAGGTAACTCAAGCATGCATGTGCATCATGTAGTAAAAAGTACAGCAAAAAATATCATTTTTGCACATGGAGAAGGTGTAATTGTAAGCACAGACCCAAAAACAGGAAAATCAAAACCTTGGACAGAAGATTTAAAAAATAAACTTAATCAGTGGATATAA
- a CDS encoding NADP-dependent malic enzyme — translation MKDYSRESLALHEKLEGKITVELKTPLDNKNDLTLCYSPGVAEPVRQIANDEEKVWDLTIKSNTVAIISDGSAILGLGNLGAEASIPVMEGKAMLFKRFAGLNAFPICLATQDTEEIIRTITNIAPVFGGINLEDISSPRCFEIEDRLQTLGIPVFHDDQHGTAIVALAALFNACKLFKKDFGSLKVVINGAGAAGLAITKLISCNDLESDVCTPVREIIMCDTKGIIHSGRPDLNDIKRDVLKYTNKSKIKGTLKDAIKDADVFIGVSQGNILSSEDITTMAENPIILALANPTPEISPDLAYKGGPGVVGTGRSDLPNQVNNVLAFPGTFKGALAVRARRITNRMKIAAAYAIAECVENVERDCIIPNALDFGVADRVAEAVMKAYKEDKKIDAPKHEL, via the coding sequence ATGAAAGATTATTCTAGAGAATCATTAGCCTTACACGAAAAATTAGAAGGTAAAATAACAGTAGAGCTAAAAACTCCATTAGATAATAAAAATGATTTAACACTTTGCTACTCACCAGGTGTTGCAGAGCCAGTTAGACAAATTGCAAATGATGAAGAAAAAGTTTGGGATTTAACCATAAAAAGCAATACAGTAGCCATCATATCAGATGGTTCAGCTATTTTAGGTTTAGGAAATTTAGGTGCAGAAGCATCAATTCCAGTGATGGAAGGAAAAGCAATGTTATTTAAAAGATTTGCAGGCTTAAATGCATTCCCAATTTGTTTGGCAACACAAGACACAGAAGAAATAATTCGAACAATTACAAATATTGCACCTGTATTTGGTGGTATCAACTTAGAAGATATTTCATCACCACGTTGTTTCGAAATAGAAGATAGGCTACAAACATTAGGTATTCCAGTATTTCACGATGACCAACATGGAACAGCAATTGTAGCATTGGCAGCATTATTCAATGCATGTAAACTATTCAAAAAAGATTTCGGAAGTCTAAAGGTAGTTATAAATGGCGCAGGTGCAGCAGGTTTGGCAATCACAAAATTAATTTCTTGCAACGATTTAGAATCAGATGTGTGCACACCAGTACGTGAAATCATAATGTGTGATACCAAAGGAATAATACACAGTGGACGCCCAGATTTGAATGATATAAAAAGAGACGTATTAAAATATACCAATAAAAGCAAAATAAAAGGCACACTCAAAGATGCCATCAAAGATGCAGATGTTTTTATCGGCGTTAGTCAAGGTAATATTTTAAGTTCTGAAGATATTACGACTATGGCTGAAAATCCTATTATATTAGCATTAGCAAATCCAACACCAGAAATTTCTCCAGATTTGGCGTACAAAGGCGGCCCAGGTGTTGTAGGTACAGGCAGAAGCGATTTGCCCAACCAAGTGAATAATGTCTTAGCATTTCCTGGAACTTTCAAAGGAGCATTGGCAGTAAGAGCTAGAAGAATAACAAATAGAATGAAAATTGCTGCAGCATATGCCATTGCAGAATGTGTAGAAAATGTAGAAAGAGATTGTATTATTCCAAATGCTTTAGACTTTGGAGTTGCAGATAGGGTAGCAGAAGCAGTAATGAAAGCATACAAAGAAGACAAGAAAATAGACGCACCAAAGCACGAACTATAG